The DNA segment GGCTTAGACTCCTAAGTTAGTTGTTATTCCCAACCTCATTATCAATTTGTTAAAACTTTGAGGTAATAACAGGTTTCTAGGTCATATTGGAATGATGATACCTTCCTTGAAGGAGCCGTGGCGCGATACAAGGGGTTTCTGTATTTGATCAAGAGGAACAAAGAAAGGTCTATGCGTCGTTTCTGCGTCCCAACATATGACGTTGACCTCATCTGGCATTCACACCAGTTGCACCCTGCATCTTACTGCAAAGATCTGGTGGCAATTATGGGCAAAGTGTTGGAGCATGATGACACAGATTCGGACAGAAGCAAGGGTCAAAAGCTGGATGTTGGATTTTTCGAAACCACCAACCAATGGGAAGAGACATTTGGAACAAGATACTGGAAAGCAGGAGCAATGCACAGGGGTAATCCCCCATCTCCTCTTACCTTTGATAAGTTCAAAGTAGATGCTATGCAGAATGATTCGACTCCATCCAATAAAAACCAGAATCTGATTCAGCTTCCACAGAAGATGCTTGTGGAGGTAGGTTCCTATAATTTTTATTGCTAATGTCTTTAAAGGCATAAAACATTATAACATTTGATGATTCTTACTTAGGTGATGCTTGAGATTGTTGATGTGAGAGACTTACCATCTGGGCATAAGGGTAAACTAGTTGTATCCTTCAAGAAGAAACAAGAAGATATACTTTTCAATGCTAAGAAACAATTAAGCGTTTCGTCACAGCCGGAAGGGAAACAAGTTGCTGTCTTCCAATGCGAAAGCAGAGGCGAGCTGGTCCTTGAGCTCATTTACCGCCCATGTGTCAACTTTCGAATGGTGCGGCCGGCCAAAGTTTTGGGAAAAACTTCAATAAATCTCGAGGATTCGCAAAATGCAGCATGTAAACTACCACTTCAGAAGTGGTTAGATTTGACGTCTGCAGTCAAATGGTCGAAGCCTATTAGTATTTGCGTTGGTCTCTCTTTGACTCCTCCTGTTCCGGCGCCATACAAGTTGCAAATGGTTTCCACCCGTCCATCCATACGAAGCTATGCTCCATTCCTGCCTTGGAGAAAGTttcaacaaacaaaaaattggaCAAATGTTGTGGATGAGGCTGGCAACGAGATCATAAACATCCACAGCCGGTAAGCGAAAGCCAAACATGCAGAATTTAGAATATTATTATCCAAACTTTTAGCAGTAACAATGGTGAAGAGATGATCATATTTTACCACATGACAGTAAGTAAGTAGGTGTTTCTATAAGCTTTTTTCTTAGATTTGTGTGAGAATGTACTTTTCTTATATCCTTCTAACATGCTTATATTTAGATAGTGCTGTTAATTTAGGAAGGAAGACTAAGATAGCTGTTATATCTAATTGCCATCtatggcttttattttctgacTTTTCTTGCTTGATTTTTCTGTTACCTGCGTAATTAGATACTAAATTTGTGTTATCTTGCCTTTTTGCGTAAAATAGGAACTTGACAACTGAGAAATCAAACACTAACATCAAGTTAGAAGTGGTTGGCACAACTGCATCGGATGAAACTCATCTCCTGGCAGAACTAAAGGGAACAACGTGGTCTATGATGAACTCCGATTGGACGTTACAGAGAAAGAAGAGCAGTGATGAAGATGAAAATGTATTTGAGCTCACAGGCACCCGGAAGGTCATCTTCATATCTTTGTCATTCTTAAATCAAATTCCAATAGAGAAGCATTCTCATAAAGATTCAATGTTACCTTCACTCTCAATACTTGTGATTTGTGATCTTTCCCAGGTGATTATTTTTCCTGGTAGAAAATTGGAGTTTGAAACTAGATACTATGGAAATGAAAGAGGAAATTGCTTTCTTACAGCAGTAGAATTCTCACCGAAGGATCCATATGGGAAGGCAGTGGCTTTGATGAATTTAGCATATGGTTTTTTAGAGGTATTTTATTTCTTGAAAATAATTATTACAGTTACATCTTGGTTTATTATTCTTCtagtaatattttattgatttttgagTGCTTTTAACAGATCAAGGAAGAGTGGCTAGTACTCCCTGCCATATTGTCTGCATTTGTTCTCTCTAACTTCCCCCATTTCAGTGATGGCATACAAAAtgggaataaataaaaaggaaatgaGAAAAGTTGAAGATATATGGATTCTAGGAAAATATGTTTTTCCTCTTGAAATTTCCCATGTGAGGCCATTGGTCCGGAAATAGCCGCTGATACCTGATAATACGTGTAACCAACTCAATTGGCAAGCAAATGACTAATGCTATTTTAAACATCACTTATTATATAATCTCTTTCATGTAAATTCATGTAAATATATTTCTATACTTGAATACACGCTCAACTTTTTATACTCAACCCCTCACATCATAAATTCTCACCCTCCTAATAATGTAGCCAAACCAATTCCAATTACATTCCATAGCTGTTTAACGCGTGTAAACACATGGGATGTTTGGTTATTCCTTTCGGTTGGGTGATTGATTCAGAATTTCAGTTTTGTTAACCTTGGTAGCTAAACAATCTTCAATCTCTCCATTGGAAAATTTAGTTCCCCGGTCACATCAACCATTAACCAAATTCGTTTgccaatcatcaatcaattgCATCACAATGGCAAGCTATAtgctaaaaattgaaaaatatcagTCTTTTACTCATCAGAAAACTAACGcatcaaacaaacaaaaaagccACTGAACCACAGAATCACACAATGAATATTGCAGAAAGAATAATGGAGACAGGATCACTGATGGAAAAGGAATATACTATTGAGAAACTAGTTACACTCTTAACAAATCTCCAAatccatttttttaatatgcacAAGAAACAATAATATCCATGACAATAACCCCAAATTtaacaaggaaaaaaaaattgaaacaccAAAACTAAGCGAAAGCGTTGCGCCACGAAACGAAGGAACCAAATATCGACTTGTATCAAACTATCACACAACACAGCATACGAACAAATCACAGTTCTTCTCAGTTCCACCCGTCACCGCTGGGAGCCGCTGCCGCCTGCGGTCGTACCGCATATGCAACCTGCGAGTAGCCTCGCTCCGCAGCCGAACCAACCTCGGAACCGCCGTAACCACCATTCTGCGCCGGTGCATGCGACACTGGCGTCGGTGCATGTGAAACCGACGCCGGCGTCTTCTGAATCAGATAAACCGGACCGGGACCAACCGGTCCGGCCACCGGTGTTATTGCCTGGTAGACTCCAGAAGGCGTCTGAATGATATAAACCGGAGCCGGTTCAACTCCGGTTCCAGAAACCGGCAAAGAGTAACCGCCACCATGACCAACCGGGTTGTGCAAAAACGAGCCATGAACCGGAACGGGAACCGGTCCATTTCCGTGAACCGGTCCTGAATTAGGCGGTTTCTCTTGATTCTTCTGAGCGTAATACTCAACGCCGTTCTCTTCGGTGCTTTTACGTTGAGGCTGTGGTGGTTGGTCACTGGTCGTGTTGTTGTTCCGGAGGTGAAGCCTCTGCATCTCCTGCACGTGCCTAACGAATTCAGTTTCTCCAACTGCTTCTGGCGCGTTTTCCGAGGATCCAATAGAGAAATCCGGAACGGTTGGAGCGGAAGGTGCGGGATCCATTGAAATCGCGTGATGTGGTTTATGATTATCTAATCCGAACAGAAAATCCGGATTCAATGCCGCGAAAGATGGATGAGGCAGTTGCGTAGGagacgaggaagaagaaggttCTGGAATCCGAACGGAGTTGAGAGCGTCCACGAACCACTGACGCTCGGGTTTGGTAAGAACTGAAGGGTGAGGAGGAAGAGGCGCATTGTTGGTGGTGGTTGCGGTTGTGGTTGTGATGGTTGTGgtggtgctggtggtggtgTTGGGGAGAGGAAAGAGGATGAGCCTCAGGCGTGCGGGTCTAGGTGAGGAGCGGCACAGGCGATCGTACTCGACCATCATGTGGTCGAGGTCTTCGTCATTGGTGACGGAAATGAGGGCGTCGAGGTCCTCGCCAGGAAGCTGGTACTTGAAGCAGACATCGGCGTTAGCGATGGAGCAGAGCTTGGAGACGAGGGCAGAGAATTTGACGTGGCGATCGACAGCGACGATCTTGGTGTCGCCGCCGATGTAGGTGAGCTGGTTATCGTGAGGGCGGGGCTGGATCCTTCCGCCGTAGCTGCACATGAATTTCACCTTGGCGGTTGTAGCGGCGGAGGATGGCGGAGGCGGTTCATCGATGAAGGAGTTATTGCTGTTGTTGTAGTGGTTGCCGTTGTTGTCAGCGTCCCGAGAGCGCGGCGATGAGTCACGAGAATCGGCGACGTTGAAATTGTTGGTGCCGTTGGCGGTAGTGTTGTTGTCCATGGCGGAATTGCGGGTGGAATTTGGGGAATTAGGGTTTGGAGGAGGCCATCGAAATtagggaattgaggaatgggagAGTGGAGTCTGGAGCGTGGTTGGTGTTGTGAGAAGTGAggtgaaaatgaaaagaaaaacggCGTGACGGCAGTGTTGAGAGAAGTGGGTTggatttttaactttttatggTTGGGTGGGGTAGGGAGCGCTGAACAAGTGTCAGATCCGTGGAAGAGAAGAATTGCGCATGACAAGcacctaatttaatttaattaatttaatttaatccttcttctttattattattattttttcccttaattatttttctagaaCAACAATCACTTTGTGGCTGATTTTTTTGGATAAGATTTGGGGCGTGAAAAATGCTGGGATATGATCATTACAGGTAATTTATACTGTTATGACGGcgttattttttagaattttagggAGAAGAAATCAGACCCACTGATTTTATATAGAGAGAAAATAACACAAATCAGTAGTACCGATTTGTATAAGGAGCATGAAATCAGTGGCACCAATTTGTGTGAGGAAGATGTTGAGCAGCATAAAATCGGTGGCACCGATTTATAGGAGATGAAATATTTTACCTGAAGAGTGCAGTAATCGGTGGGACCGATTACTGGCTGAGGGTGAATTAATCGGACCCACCGATTTGGGAGTTCACGCAGTCGGTCCCTCCGATTTGCCCATTAATACATACAAAAACTGGAAGGAGCTCACAGAACCCCaacttgtgcttgtattcatttCATACCTGATTAACATACTCGATAGAAAAGTAGTCATAATAAcataattaacataattaaatagtaataataaccTAGTTAACATACTCAATAAGTAAATAGTAATAACAACCTAATtaacatagtcaataataactACCTAGTTCACATACTCAATAAGTAAATAGTACAACTTAATTTTGAAATAGTAGTAACAACCTAATTAACATACTCAATAATTAAATAGTTACAATTTCATTTTTAGATACTAATAACTACCTAATTAACAACTTAGTTCATCCATACAACTTCACTTTCTCGATGTCCACTTCATATCTTTGTATAGCTTTCTGCACTTCTTGGCAATCCTGTTAAAAGCGGATGGTGTATACGATTCGCACTCCGACATGGAGGATCAGCTCTAAAGTTGTAACCTTTGCCTTTTTCACTTGTGGCCGTACCTATGAAAACACAACAAATGTTGGATGCTATTACTCAAATGGCAATTCAATATGTAATACAAATACAAGTTCACCATGAAGCTACTAATAGAATTTCATAATCAAGCCCTAAATACAAGTTAACCAACCGTTCATTTTACCTGCACTAGGAGCTGGATCCTCATCAACAGCATCGTCATCATCGTCATTTTACCTGCACTTGTGACCAAAAATTATTGCCACATCCTTCAAGGTTATGGCACACTCGCCAACCGAAAAATGAAACATGTGAGTCTCAGGCGCCATCTCTCAATCAGAGCATTAATCATTGCTGACTGACATGGGATAAATCCAATTtggaaaacataataaaatccAGTCTTACGTAAGTGTGACTCAACAATTTGGTTGTATGGATCCAGCGGCTTTAAATGATCACATATCAACATCCGTAAACCCTACAATATCACATTTTCATTATAAGTACCAGTATAATATAACTACAttcacaaaaattatttaatcttAACTAACTAACAAGAATAATTTCATGACTGATATACTATTTATTCGTAAAACAGCatactaattttattattgttattattattcataaaacagcttattattattattcatagcacagcataattttttaatctaagTTTAGTTACTAATAATTTATTGTctaaattttaatgaattaaaattcaattattaatgatcataaataaaataatttattaaatttttattattaatcataataaattattaaactcaATTACTATgctaataataacaacaatattaTTCTACTCTAAGAGAGTATGTACAGATCTGATCtcattctccttcttcttttatttattcaatcattaactataaaaaaattcaattattccATAGAGCTTACCATACCATACCAtattatacatacatacatacatgattaatttttattttaatttctatttctaaccacctaataataaaattatacacacATACGATTATTAATCTCTACTTAGTGCCATTACAATATATATtgctaatcaaatttaatattatcactattattattattaaatcagattattaaaaaatataaacttatATAATTTGGATCTCCAAGATAATTAACAATATGAAGCTCTAGTTGATttacttctttaatttttggtcttcttgtcattttttttaattgttatggTCCAACAATGGTGATACAGGAAGCAAATGGTGGGTTGAGTATGTGTTGAAGAGAGGGAGACGAGATTAAAATTGAGTGAAAGGGATACGAGAGTGAAAGAGAGTGAAAGGGATATTACTGAAGGGGTTGTTGCTCTTTTGGATAAGGGAGTCACGGGCTTGGATAAGGGAGTCACGAGTCACGGGAGGCAACTGCATGCGTGACGCGTGGACAGGGAATACAAATCGGTGCCACCGATTTGTGCACCATCTGCGTCCCAAAATCAGTGCCTCCGATTTGCTTCCTACCACTCGGTGCCACCGATTTCTTCTACCCAGCCGTCACAAATTCGTGAAACACTAATAACCTTAGTTATTACgatgttaaatttaaaataaaattatttcgtTGATCATTAAGATATTACttatctgtttttttttttatttttggtattttttaaaagtgaaaaagataaacaaatcGGAGGGTCTGATTtctatactttaatttttttaatttttttaataggaaTCCCTCGGTCCGATTTCTATTCTTTTACAAATTTCTCGGTCCGATTTCACAAATCATTCGGTCCGATTTCTATTCTCTCACAAATCTCTCGATCCGATTTTACAAATTCCTCGGTCCAATTTCTGTATCCTCACAAATTGGACGGTCTGATTTCCGTACTTCTTACAAATCAGACAGTCTGATTTTTGTTTATCTAATTAAACGGTTCCACATTTGAGAATAACACTCCATCAACCCACATTTTGAAAAAACACCATTGATACTCCAATATCAAAAAACAAAATCTGGTAATCGGACGGCCCGATTGGAGGTATGACAGGTGTGTCCGATTtgtgtaaggtcccacatcggttggggaggggaacgaagcatgtcttataagggtgtggatacctctctctagcatgacgcgttttgacgagtgagtgtggggggtttCGGCTAgtatccctatcgtcaaaggaaAAATCGtaaggccttgtgtgccaaagcggacaatatcgtgctagcaaATGATTTGGGCTGTTACAATTTGCGCATCCCAATCACGCGTCAAACATGCATGCACCCTAGCCTCTCTTGCTTGTATACTCCCATCTGAATATCTCATCCATCTCTTTCACTCTCGTTCCAACCTTCCCTCACTCACTAACTCTCCAACCCCACCTTTAACCCCATCGATTTTATTCTCTATTATTGATGAAATCGGGCTTttgagcaaaaaaaaaaaatggaccGCCAGCCTTCAATAATACCAAGGAGAAGGAGAATAAAAAACATCAATCGTCGAAAGCTTCACATTACTAATTATCTTTATCATTCTAATtatgtaagtttttatttttaaatattttgatttaattaaaataatagcgATAATGTTAGTGATTAGTAAATATAATgtagtaataatttttattaagattatggatgtatgataataaattaattattattaattgttatta comes from the Arachis duranensis cultivar V14167 chromosome 7, aradu.V14167.gnm2.J7QH, whole genome shotgun sequence genome and includes:
- the LOC107459342 gene encoding glycine-rich domain-containing protein 1, which gives rise to MEKQQELEWAEAQKIIISEDLLVKAKQQLLFLAEVDRNRCLYGGSVLERATFRYKYCWLPLLAKHVETPMTQEPLVVPLDCEWIWHCHRLNPVRYKSDCMDLYGRILDDLNVVSSILGTSNEESEKIWNTMYPSEPYELHLDSDSFQDFDENLLGDPESTTKYDLISAVKRQTTFFYQVSRSYWNDDTFLEGAVARYKGFLYLIKRNKERSMRRFCVPTYDVDLIWHSHQLHPASYCKDLVAIMGKVLEHDDTDSDRSKGQKLDVGFFETTNQWEETFGTRYWKAGAMHRGNPPSPLTFDKFKVDAMQNDSTPSNKNQNLIQLPQKMLVEVMLEIVDVRDLPSGHKGKLVVSFKKKQEDILFNAKKQLSVSSQPEGKQVAVFQCESRGELVLELIYRPCVNFRMVRPAKVLGKTSINLEDSQNAACKLPLQKWLDLTSAVKWSKPISICVGLSLTPPVPAPYKLQMVSTRPSIRSYAPFLPWRKFQQTKNWTNVVDEAGNEIINIHSRNLTTEKSNTNIKLEVVGTTASDETHLLAELKGTTWSMMNSDWTLQRKKSSDEDENVFELTGTRKVIIFPGRKLEFETRYYGNERGNCFLTAVEFSPKDPYGKAVALMNLAYGFLEIKEEWLVLPAILSAFVLSNFPHFSDGIQNGNK
- the LOC107459343 gene encoding uncharacterized protein LOC107459343, with translation MDNNTTANGTNNFNVADSRDSSPRSRDADNNGNHYNNSNNSFIDEPPPPSSAATTAKVKFMCSYGGRIQPRPHDNQLTYIGGDTKIVAVDRHVKFSALVSKLCSIANADVCFKYQLPGEDLDALISVTNDEDLDHMMVEYDRLCRSSPRPARLRLILFPLPNTTTSTTTTITTTTATTTNNAPLPPHPSVLTKPERQWFVDALNSVRIPEPSSSSSPTQLPHPSFAALNPDFLFGLDNHKPHHAISMDPAPSAPTVPDFSIGSSENAPEAVGETEFVRHVQEMQRLHLRNNNTTSDQPPQPQRKSTEENGVEYYAQKNQEKPPNSGPVHGNGPVPVPVHGSFLHNPVGHGGGYSLPVSGTGVEPAPVYIIQTPSGVYQAITPVAGPVGPGPVYLIQKTPASVSHAPTPVSHAPAQNGGYGGSEVGSAAERGYSQVAYAVRPQAAAAPSGDGWN